A region of the Anomalospiza imberbis isolate Cuckoo-Finch-1a 21T00152 chromosome 11, ASM3175350v1, whole genome shotgun sequence genome:
TGAAGTGGCTGCAGGTGGAGATGGAGCCGTTATCCTGCTCCCTGTGTCCCAGCTCATCTCctcagcccctctgctcccagaggACGCACCAGCAGCGAGGATGAGCATGGCTGGTTTGGCTGTTCCTGGCCCCTTCGTGCCTCTGCAAAAATCCACTGGCAGTTTTTGGACCAGTGAAGAAATGTGACTATAAATGCTAGCTTCCAAATTCACCTTTAGCCAATGGATACATAATTCCTGCTCTTGTGACATCTGCTCCAACTACTTTTAATTTCAAGTATAttctaaaaaattattaataattaatttcaagTAATTATAATATTTCAATAATAATTCATTTCAAGTATATGGTAAAAAATAATTCCATGCGGAATGGTTACAAATCCCAGGCACAAGACCTGAAATACATCCTAGTGTTTCTACTCACTTGAAACACCGAGCCAGGGCTGACTCAGCTCTTCCCTCTCCGCAAGAGGCAAATTGAATTTCAGGGAGCTTACTGCAGGGCAGGTCCAGAGGGCAGATCGCTCCCCTCGCTGGCTGGAGCACCAGAGACCCCCGAGGGTGCTGAACCGGCCAGCTCTGTCCCTCAAGGACggcccctgtccccaggctctcctggggctgtcCGGAGGGTGGGCAGAGGTGCAGGCTGTGCCCGAGCAGGGCCGGGGGGCTCTGCTGCAAGCGGCCGGCCCAGGAGCGGCATGGGAGCAGGGGCTCCCCAGCTCCCACGCACGGACCGGGGCCATCGCTCACAGCCACGCGTCAGGGCACCTGCCCCGAGGGGAAGGGACCGCTAGAACAGCCATGGTGcttcacagccctgctgctgtcctcACAGGCGCCTTGAGCCAGCTCTGGCTCCGAGCTCAGAGTGCCGCATGTGTTCCCTGTGAAgggtgagcagcaggagcctcCTGTGGAGGGCTCCCAGCGCTCACACAGCACCTGGATCATAGCGTGTTGCTCCCACCTCCCTTACAGAGGCTTTGGGCTGTGTGGCCACCTGAGGGGGCATCTCTGCTGCCTGGCCAGTCACCCCCAGGGCAGCCCTTTGGGGTGAAGTCGTGCCCCCGTTGGCACTGGCACCCAGGGGGGCCCTgctcttcctctcctctgcccttTCCATGGTTATGCCCACACAGCTGTGAGGTGAGGAACAGCCACGTTCCCTTCCCAACACGGCGTGCACCTCTCCTGCAACCCACCGTGCTGCCTGGCCACAGCACGCGAGCCTCGGTTCAGGGAAGGGATCCGGGATCAGGGCAAGGCTGTGGGAATGCTGCAGGAAAGCCCGAGTCCTCTGCAGAGAGGTCCGACTGTGCTGCCCCCCTGATGCCTCTGGGCAGCCagcaaggaggaggagagcctggAAGGAAGGCCTGGAGTCTCCCAGCACTTGTTTCCACCCCAGGCTTTTTCTGCCCATGCCATGAAAGCCTCCAGcaagagccctggcagagctcccaccctGTGCCGCAGCCACAGGCTGCCCGCAGACAGGAACGTGATGGAGGTGGGAGTGGGGAGTGTGGCACAGCCCGGCAGGGCTGGAGATCCCTCCCTACCTTAAAgcaaagagggaaagaaaaggaaaagggaaaaatgctgCAAGGCCCACTGCACAGGGTGAGCAAGGGAAAGGTTCCCTGTGCAGCCAGAAGGATTGAGATGGACAAATCCTGTCCATCAAGGgtcagcaaagcagcagagatttGGGTGCTGCCGAGGGTTGTGTGTCGGGAAGGGAGGGACAGCCCTCAAGATTGCAGGATTAAAATACAGCACGAGGGAAGGCCGCTGCTTCACCCCAGAGCCCATCGAGGAACTGGAAGTTTTGACCAGCCTGAATCAGGTGGAAAACCCCTGGAGAACCCAGGGAGGAGGTGCAAGAGCCACATTCCACTTCTCCTGAAATAAATGGAGCAGAGAGAAGCAGGAGAGGCAAAGCACGCCTGCCTGGCTGCGGCTCCGTGGCCAGCCCAGAGGCACCCGGGCTGCGGGACACGGGCTTGCACAGGGCGCTgtgcagcagggatggggctgggcaagggcgGAGTGCGGGGAGCAGCCGTGCCCGCGAGCTGCCCGGAGCCTGGCAGCGCACAGCCAGGGCCgccagggagcagctcctcctcgGTCTTGGGCACCCGCGGACCCGGCGCTCCTGTTGAGCCTGGGGCAGTCTACCCAAGGCTCTGGGTGCATTTTTCTGCCCTTTCTCCCACCTCACAAAGTCGTGAAGAGTTTTTGCTGAAGGTCTCCCAGGAGGTTCTCCCGTCTGCCGGGGGACAGCACAgacctgcacagctccagccgtgTCAGACCAGGGAGGGTGACACTTTTTGTTCCAGCTGCAACTTCAGTGACGACAGGAGCAGCCAGCCCAAATATAAAAAATGGCAAATCCCTGACACCACATCTTTAGGAAAAGGTTTTGCTCATAAATCAGGGGTTTTCTACGGGAACCGTGCTCCCATCAGAGACAAAATAACAGCAGCatagggccaggctggatggagcagaaggagagggagaagaggccaaGAGCAAGAAGCCAAAAGTCAGTGAGGAAGAAATGATAAAACAAAGGAAACGAATCCAGGCTGTGCAGCTTTCTCCTGAGCTCCCACACAGCCCACAGCATGTCCCAGCACCTAGGGTGGGAAGTGAATCTCCAGGGACCCCAGAGTAgcacccagggacagccaccATGCGGGGACAGTGGccacccagggacagccaccACCATCTGCACTGCCCGACCCCAGAGCCGCAGTGGCCCGGAATTTGCCAGGGCTACAGTAGCCCTCGACCCGGgaaagctgcagctcagccactgCTGCCTGTCGGGGGCTTTCCCCGTGTTCAGGACTTTCTCCCATCTCCCTCCCACCCGCCCAAACCCAGCCCGGAGCAGTTTCCCCGTGGGTGCCCCCAGGGCGCCGAGCGGAGCCGTTGGAGCCCAGAGGGCGAGGGAGGGGAGCTGTACCTTCCTGCGGGGCGTTGGTGTCCCACACAGACCACATCTGCACGAAGAAGAAGGGAGTCCAGCACACTATGAACGCCAGCACGATGATAAAGGTCATTTTGACTGTCCGGATCTTGGCTTTAGAGATGAGCCTGGTGCTGCTGACCCTGGCAAACACCATTCCGCCGCGGGAGCCCGAGCCCAGACCCACGCTGGGCCCGTGAGCCGTCTTCAGCTTCACGTTCTGCCAGATTTTGAAGCTGATTAAGCCATAGCAGATGCTCAGCATCAACACAGGGATGATATAGACCATGAGGGTGATCCAGGTAACATAGGCTTTCggtccccagggctggatgaAATCTGCCCAACAGTCATAAACCCCATTCCCCACATCCCTTAGAGAAAATATGTGGATCTGAGGGATGCTGAccagcaggcacagcagccaGGTGAGGAGGACAGAGACCCGGTCAGCCCTCCTGTGCAGGGACCTCAGCGGCTGACAGATAGCCAAGCACCGGTCCAGGGACATCAGCAGGAGCATGTAGGTGGAAGCGAACATCCCCACTACCTGCAAGTACTTGATCAAGCGGCAGAGGAAGTCTGGCCCATAGAACCTGAAGGTGATGTCCCAGATGAGCTGGGGCAGCACCTGGAAGATGGCCACGACCAGGTCAGCGATGCTCAGGTGCTTCATGAAGAAGTACATGCGGGAGTGCTTGTGGCGGGTGGTGTGGATGGCCAGGAGCACACAGAGGTTGCCAGTCAGGGCGAGGAACAGGATGAGGCACAGGACTGTCACCTCCACCTTGGCCATGTCCTCGTTCCTCTTCAGGGGGTCGGCGGTGCTGTTCCTGCCGGCGCTCAGGTTCTCCAGCCGGAGGCTGCCGTTCCCCAGGGAGCTGTTGATGATCCAGGTGCTGCTCCCCGCCAGGTACAGCTTCTCCATGGCCAGCGCCGGCCCGCATCGAGCCTGGGGCAGGGTGAGGACAGAGAGTGGGCAGAGAGTGGGCAGAGCCTCTACCGATGCGTTCCTGTGCGGTAGCCGGGTGTCCCCGCCGCTCTCTCTCCGTGTCTCCTCGGCTCTCAATATCCCACGGCTCCCCCGCTCTGTGTCCCCCggcgcccccctccccgccgtGCTCTCTCTGCCCgcccgtccctgtccccgtgccccGGGTGGCGGCTCCCCGCGGCtcctcgctgtcccctcgcCGGTCACTCGGCGTCTCCGCCGGTGCTGCCCCGCCACCAGCCCCGGCGCAGGGGCCGGGCgagcggcgggggcggcgggcagAGGCGGgtcccggcccggcccctcgGGGCCCGCCCGCGGCCTCTGGCCCCGCACCCGGACCCGCCTCAGCATCTTCCCCGCGCCCTCCCCGGAGCGCGGCCGTTCGCGCACCCCACCGGCAGCTCCTGTTCCCCGCAGCCCCTTTCGGCAGCCCCTGTTCCCCGCAGCCCCTTTCGGCAGCCCCGGTTCCCCGCAGCCCCTCTCCTCTCGGGCAGCCCCGGTTCCCTGCAGCCCCCGTTCCCCGCAGCCCCTCTCCTCTCGGGCAGCCCCggttccctgcagcccctctccTCTCGGGCAGCCCCGGTTCCCCGTAGCTCCTCTCGGGCAGCCCCGGTTCCCTGCAGCCCCGGTTCCCCGCAGCCCCTCTCCTCTCGGGCAGCCCCGGTTCCCTGCAGCCCCGGTTCCCCGCAGCCCCTCTCCTCTCGGGCAGCCCCGGTTCCCCGTAGCTCCTCTCGGGCAGCTCCGGTTCCCTGCAGCCCCCGTTCCCCGCAGCCCCTCTCCTCTCGGGCAGCCCCCGTTCCCCGGAGCGGTGCCGCGAGGGGGAGCGGCGGAGCGAGGCTGCGGTGATGGGCGGGGGCCGCAGCGCACCCGATAGCCCAAAGCCCCCGGCACCGCGCCCTGGGCACACAGCGGAGGGTGGGAGCACGCACCGGGCTCACCCCCAgcgcagccctgccctgccggaGCTGCCGTCGCAGGACGCCCAGGGAAGGTCCCCCCGTGGATGTCAGCCCAGCCTCGTCCGAGGAGCAGGCTCAGGCGCTGGTCACTTGGCAGTTAACACACCCATCAAGagcttcccttttctttcaggAGGAAGATTTCAGAGTATTGTTTCTATAAAAGAAGGAGCAGTAGCTATGAGTGACACCATTTGTCACCAGCTCATCAGCACAGCTCATGGTTGTCCCCATTATCAGGCTCCCTACAAGGGAGCCAGAACCTGGAAGTGCAGGTGGGATGTTGAGAAGAGCTTGGAACCCTCCCAGTCCACCCCTCAGTCCAGTAGCCCTGAAGGCTCCCAGCATCACCACCCTTTGCTCCCCACTTCCAAGTCATATCTCAAATCCTCCTCAGCCCAGCCTTAGGCCCTGAACAAACATCCCTGCAGCTATTTTTAAAGAGTTTTGGGAAGTCTTAGCTCCATGCAAGATGAAGAAATGTTAAATACTTTGGCACGTTCTTCCCTCTAGGGTTCACGTTCTTCCTCATTCGGGCAATAAAACTGCTGTGGGAATCGCTGCACAGTGCAGCTCACCACGTGCaatgatttctttattgttCTGCTGGTTTGGGGAGAGCTCTCAGGGAGGAGGTGACTGGGGGTAAAATCCTGGCTCCAGTGGAGGCAAGGAAAGGTTTGCCTTTGGCTTCTGCTCAGTTCCTCAAGCATCTTGCAGGTACTGAGGGATGTCCTTGGAGATTAAGGTGTCGCAGCAGCCCCGTGAGATGGTGCCTGAGGTGAGGCAGAGCAGCCACTGCTCCTCCCTGGCCTTGGATGAGGTGTCACTCATGGCTGCACAGACCCAGCCCCCTTCCAGAACAGACTTGGACTGCTAGGAAGGAGCCCAGAGCCCCTTGTGCAGCCCCTGCACGTGGCAGCTGAGCACCTCCAGGAGTGCTGTGCAACTCTGAAGTGGTTTAGATGGCAGCAACGAGTCACAGGTGCTCAGCTGGGGAAGAGCTGTGCCAGGATTGACCCTGTTTGTCCCCATGCCAATGCCACACTGCTCCCAGGGCCACATGCTCTGACATGCTCTGCCTTGACGTGgagtgcaggagcagctcagtgaGGATTGCACACCTGCGGCCTGAAATTTGGGCACTGATCAGGATAACATCCAGCTCCCAGTGCCCTTCCCCAGGTGATCCCATCAGGGCTGGGCATTGGCCCCCCAACAGCCAGAGATGCTCAGTCCTTATTCAggcaaagctgcagctgctccacgACTAAAACCCAAACACACGTGATTCTGAAGCAAAGAATCCTGTGAGAATCAAAGGGTTTTCTGAGTCATCCCCTACTTCTTCCAGCTTTAAATGTTCAGGGATGCCATAGAgctggaaacatttttattttaaaatacatgctTTGGGATAATCAAAAGCACAAACACCAAATAAAGCtaaatttaattgcattttgGTTTACTGCAGGATCTGAAATAGCTGTTTTTCCAATAGCTATCTGGAATCACAACTTTATGgtccccaggacagaagaggtCTGGCAAAATGTCAAGCCCAGGCCACAGCTTTGCAGACGGAGCTGCAGCCGCCCATGAACTCATGCAGGCTGCAGCCCACAGCAGGCACTGCAggctggagagccaggacaTGGTACCTGGCTGCTCTTGCATGGGAATTTCTCATTATCCTAGAATTTTTTCCTAGTCCTCATCTCTTGCACTCAGCCTGCAGGAAGCCTAACTCTGGTAAATCTACTAAAACCACAGAGATgagcagtgccatggacacaTCTTCATGGAAAAGGCATACCTGTGCTTCAACACAGAGCTGATGAATGCTGGGTGTTAAATCAGGCTCGGGAACATATAAGGGCACAGTAAATTACAACTTTTCTGTGTCTTTCTTAAATGTGCACATAAGTAAATTCTCAAGTCTGATATCAAATTCCTCCATGGCTcaccagctgctgtgctgaTTTCCAGAAAAATACACAATCGATATTGTAATCTGTACCAAAGGAAACAAGGCTTTGGAGACAAAACGTGGAAATATCAGCAATGCACAGAATTGTTTGGTCCCAAACCCATACACCAAATTCCTTCTGTCACTGAGTTCACTGATCAAGGGTAACATAAGCCAGTCCAGACCTGTGTGTTCAGATGCAGGTGACAGTTACACTTCTGGGTAAAGCTGTGTCATCCATCACATCCCCCGCCTGCACCATCCTCTGCCCatggtatttatttttgttagctgaaaaacaacaacaacaacaacaaaccagcCAAAAACCTAGTACTCAGATTgatcacaattaaaaaaaaaaaaaaaaaaagaacctgcagcccatggtcaGTCCCAGAATTGCTGCACACTACCTGGCTGTGAGACTTGTGCCATGGCTGGGGAAGGTTTTGAAAACTGAATAATCAGAACATTACTGGGAGGGGAGAAGGAACCAGAGAGGCTGACTTGTGCCTGCAGACAAATGGAGAAGGGAGGACCTACTTGAATGCTGCAGCCTTGAGTTCTATAAAGCATTCACAGCAGGAAGAGACTTTACATGAGTTCATGCACATATCAAgacaatttcttcttttctcttccccaATGTGAAGAGAAAAGAAGTGTGGGACTACACTGAACTTACTCAGTGTTAGAGAACCTTTCACATCATGTCCCTAAAAGGTTTATGGGATTCAAACCATTTCCTTTGGATCCCCAACTCACTGAAACCCATCAGCCTCTGCTCCCACGGCCTCCAGCCCCCACCAGCACTGGAGCTCGAGTCAGTCTCATCCAGCTTTGGGAGCTAAATCCTGGAAAAAGAGGCTGAACCTCCTGGCATTCAGCCAGTACACATTTCCATCCCCACCATGGCTGGCATTCCACATGAAACCCCCAGAGGCTCTGCAGACACATCCCAGAGCACACTGAGATGCCACCTCCTGCCCCAGGGTGAGCcctgggacacagcagcagcGCTCTGATCAAATCAGGGAGCTTAAACCCATTTAGACTGGAGCAGGCTATGGATCCTGCTGATCCTATCATCCCGACAGTCCCacccaggctgggcagagccttGCAGGGTGGATGCAGTCTGTGGTTTCTGTAGGGAATTCCGCCGCTCCCATCTGCCCATCGCACACAGACCCCACTGCCCCGCACACCCAAGCCCAGCAAAGGGTGACAGAGGCTCTCCCCAGgcacctccctgagcagccaggTCTGCACAGGGCTCCCAAGGACGCTGTTTGTGCTAAAATGTTCCTTGCTCCATCCCATTATGGCCTCAAAGCCCATAAAACCAATGGAGCCTGCCCAGGCCCTGAGAGTAACAAGCTGGGATAATAAAGTTGAAATATG
Encoded here:
- the OXTR gene encoding oxytocin receptor, which codes for MEKLYLAGSSTWIINSSLGNGSLRLENLSAGRNSTADPLKRNEDMAKVEVTVLCLILFLALTGNLCVLLAIHTTRHKHSRMYFFMKHLSIADLVVAIFQVLPQLIWDITFRFYGPDFLCRLIKYLQVVGMFASTYMLLLMSLDRCLAICQPLRSLHRRADRVSVLLTWLLCLLVSIPQIHIFSLRDVGNGVYDCWADFIQPWGPKAYVTWITLMVYIIPVLMLSICYGLISFKIWQNVKLKTAHGPSVGLGSGSRGGMVFARVSSTRLISKAKIRTVKMTFIIVLAFIVCWTPFFFVQMWSVWDTNAPQEASPFIIAMLLASLNSCCNPWIYMLYTGHLFHDLMRRLLCCSARCLKSRPACELSKKSNSSSFVLSCRGTSQRSFMQPSTT